CGTCGGTTCATCGAGCAGGAGCACAGGGGTCTGCTGCGCCAGGGCCATCGCCAGCCAGGCGCGCTGCCGCTGCCCGCCGGAGAGGCTCGCCACGGGACGGTGCCGCAGCGCCGTGACCCCGGCGGCCGCCATGGCCCGCTCCACGGCTTCCTCGTCCGCGCGGCTCCACTGCCGGTACCAGGTCTGGTGGGGGTAGCGGCCCATCGCCACCAGCTCCTCCACCGACACCTGCGGCGGCGCCACCGCCCCCTGGGTGAGGATGGCCAGGCGCCGGGCGAAGGCCCGCTGGCTCCCGGCGGTGATGGGCGTCTCGTCCAGCATGGCCGTTCCGCCGGCGAGGGGGAGGAGGCGGGCCAGGGTTCGCAGGAGCGTGGACTTGCCGCAGCCGTTGGGTCCGATGATGGCGCTCACCCGGCCCGCAGGGAACGTCACGGTGAGGTCGGCCACCACCAGGTGGCCCTCGTAGCCTGCCTGAAGGCGCTCCGCCCGGAGTGACGCACCGCCCCGGGAGTCAGCGCTCACCCGCCCACCCCCGGGTGCCGGCATGGCCCGCTCCCGCAGGGCGCACGCCCCGGCCTCCGGGAAGAAGCACCGGCCGTGCGGAACGCAGAGGCGGGCGCCGGTGTGCGGATGGCAGACCACGCTGCAGCAGACGCCGAAGAGCTGCTCCAGCAGGGTGGGCTGCAGCACCGCGGCGGGCGGGCCCTCGGCGACGATCCGGCCGTCCCGCAGGGCCACCAGGTGGTCGCTCACCCGGGCGGCCTCGTTCACGTCGTGCAGCACCATCACCACGGTCCGCCCCTCGGACCGGCTCAGCCGGTCCACCAGGGCGAAGACCTCCTGCTGCTGGGCGATGTCCAGGTAGGTGGTGGGCTCATCCAGCAGCAGGATCGGGGTCTCCTGGGCCAGGGCCATGGCGATCCAGGCTCGCTGCCGCTGCCCGCCAGAGAGCTGGTCGACGGGCCGGTGGCGCAGGTCCGTCAGGGAGACCAGGGCCAGGGCGCGGTCCACGGCGGCCCGGTCGGCCTCGGTGGCGGGCTGCAGCAGTGCCTGGTGCGGGTAGCGGCCCCGCTGGACCAGCTCCTCCACGGTCACCGCCTCGGGCAGGGCCGACTCCTGGCTCAGGAGCCCCAACTGCCTGGCCACCTGCTTCGTGGGCAGGCGGTGGATGGCCTGCCCGTCCAGCAGGACCGTGCCGCCCCGGGGGCGCAGGAGGCGCGCCAGGGCACGCAGCAGCGTGGACTTGCCGCAGCCGTTGGGCCCGATGATGGAGGTCACGGCGCCGTCCGGGATGCGCAGGCTCAGGTTCGCAATCACGGGGTCGGGTCCGTACGCGAGGGTCACCTGTTCGGCCACGAGTCGGCTCATGCCTGCTCACCTACATCTGTGCGTTGGTGCGGTACAGGAGGAACAGGAAGTAGGGGGCGCCCAGGGCGGCGGTGATCACGCCCACCGGCAGGCTCACGGGCAGCGCGTGCTGCCCCAGCAGGTCCGCCCCCAGCAGCAGCAGGCCGCCCAGTGCGCCGGTGAACAGGAAGAGGCCGCCGCCGACGGGTCCGGCCAGCATCCGGGCCAGGTGGGGCACCATGAAGGCGACGAAGCCCACCGGCCCCGCGACCGAGACCGCCACCGCGCTCAGGGCGCAGCCCACCGCCATCAGGGCGAGGCGGGTCCGCTCCAGGGGCAGCCCCAGGCTGCGGGCGGTCTGGTCGCCGTACTGCAGCGCCCGCAGGGGCCACATCAGGACCAGTCCCGCCGGCACCAGGAGGGCCAGCGCTGCCGCCAGGGTGGCTACGTCCCCCCAGTCGCTGCCGGCGAGGCTGCCGGTCATCCAGCGGTAGGCGGTGGCCGCCTCGTAGACGTTGGCCCTCACGATGAGCGCCGTGGTGCCGGCGGTCAGCAGGGCGTGGGCGCCGATGCCCACCAGGATCAGGCGCGCCCCCGAGATGTGGCCGCGCCACGTGAGCAGGTAGACGGCGGCAGCCGCGCCCAGGGCGCCGGCGAAGGCGACGACAGGCAGCAGGACCGGCGGCCGGTGGGAGATGATCCACCAGACGGCGGCCACCGAGGCGCCCGCGTTGATACCGATCACGTCCGGCGAGACCAGCGGGTTGCGGAGGAGCCCCTGGAAGATCGCACCGGACATGGCCAGGGCGGGCCCCACCAGCATGGCGGCCAGCACCCGCGGGAGCCGGAGGCCCATCACGATGAAGGCGGCGTCCGCCGGGGCGGAGCCCAGGAGCGCCCGCACCACGTCGGCCAGCGGGAGGCGGAAGCTGCCCAGGGTAAGGCCCCAGGCGCCCAGGGCGAGGAGCGCGGCCGTTGCGAAGGCCACCCGGGCGGCCATGCGCAGGTCGATGCGAAAGGCGACAGGGCCGACTTGCACCAGACGCAGGCGGCGGCTCATGGCTTGCGGTTCGTCCGGACGGGCGCCGGTTGCTGTCGGGCGTACACTCATCGCTCAGCCACCCTCCGGCGCCGGGCCATGGAGATGAGGAAGGGGGCGCCCACCAGGGCGGTCACAACGCCCACCTGCAGCTCCGACGGGCGGGCCAGGACCCGGCCCAGGATGTCGGCGCCCAGGAGCAGCGCCGGGCCCAGGAGCAGGCTGAAGGGCAGGATCCAGCGGTAGTCGGATCCGACCCAGGCCCGGACGATGTGGGGTACCGCCAGCCCCACGAAGCCGACGGGGCCCGCCAGAGCCACGGCCGATCCCGCCAGCAGCACCACGAGGCCCGCCACGGCAGCCCGCATGCGGCCCGTGTGCATGCCGAGGGAGCGGGCGGCGTCCTCGCCCAGGCTGAGCGTGTTGAGCTGCCGCCCCAGGAGGAGGGCGCCCAGGAGGCCCGCCGCCAGGAACGGGACGACGGGCGGGAGCAGGTTCAGGCTGCGGCCAGCCAGCGACCCGGCCAGCCAGAAGCGGACCACCTCCAGCGTCTCCTTGTTCAGGAGCAGCAGGGCGGTCGTCCACGACCCCAGCAGCGCGCTGATGATGACGCCCGCCAGCGCCAGCTTCACCGGCGAGGCGCCGCCCCCGGCCGATGCGATGCCATAGACGAGCACTGATGCGCCGAGGGCGCCGGCGAAAGCGAACCAGATGTACTGCAGCGGATGGGTCATGTGGCCGAGGTAGACGGCCGCGACGATCGCGAAGGAGGCGCCGGCGTTCACCCCCAGCAGCGATGGCTCGGCCAGGGGGTTCCGGGTGGCGGCCTGCATCGCCGAGCCGGCGACGGCCAGGGCGGCCCCCACGCCCAGCCCGATGACCGTGCGGGGCAGGCGCATCGTGCGGACCACCGTCTGGGTGTAGGAGTCGGGGTCGTAGTCGGTGAGCGCCGCCAGGGCGTCGGCGGTGGTGACCGGGATCGACCCTACCCGCAGGCTCAGCAGCGCCACGACGACGAGGGCGCCGGCCAGCAGCAGGAGGGCTGCCGGCCGGCTGACCCTTGCCGGGCTACCGGACCACATCGGGATCGGCCGCCTTCACGGCCGCCGTGATGTCCTCCAGGATCGTCGCCAGCCCGTCCCAGCTGTACGGGGGAACGGCGACCCAGGGGTAGACCTGCCCGGCCTTCACCGCCGGGATATGGTTCCAGGTGGGCACCTGGGCGGCCAGCTCGGGCGGCTGGACCACGCCGGTCCGGCTGTCGTAGAAGAGGACGTCGGCCTGATACCGGAGGGCCTGCTCCCAGCTCAGGGCCTCCCAGTACATCTCGGGATTATCGGGGACGACGATGTTCATGCCCAGCTCCTGCAGGTATGCGAGGTCGGCGTAGTAGGGCGGGTTGCTCACCCAGAGCGTCTCCAGCGACCCGGCGCCGAACATGACCGTGAGGTCGGGCTTCTCGGCGAGGGCGGCCTGCAGCGCCGCGCTGGCCTCGTCGAAGTGCCTGCGGGCGTCGGCCACCTCGGGGGCGTTCAGGTCGGCGCCCAGGGCGGCGGCCAGGTCCTCGAACCGCTGCACGGCCTCCTTGATGGGCCGCTGGCCGACGGTGATACCCACAGTCGGGGCGATGACCTCCACCTGCGGCTGCACGTCGGGCAGGATGTACCAGAGTTCGGGCGGCACGTACATGATGCTCACGATGAGGTCAGGCTTCAGCGCCGCGAGCTTCTCCAGATCCAGCTCGCCCCACTCCTCGCCCACCGAGGTCACCCGGCTCAGGTCGACGTCCCCGATCGTGGGGTCGTTGCTGCCGTCGGGCAGGCGCTGGGGGCCGAAGACGCCGACCACCTCGAAGCCCAGGGCCCACAGGGAGGCGGCCGCCGTGGACTGCGCGACGACGCGGGCCGGCCGCTTGGGGAGGGTCACCGTGACGCCCCGGTCGTCGGTGAAGGTCCAGGGCTCGCTTTCGGCGTTGCCCACAGGGTTGTCGCCGGCTGCCGGGTCGGACGAGCCCGAACCGGCAGAGCTGTTGCCTGCGGGAGAGCTGTTGCCAGGGGCGGGGCCGGAGGTGTTGCCGGGAGCGGCGGTACAGCCAGTCAGGACCACAACGGCCAGCAGGGCGGCCAACAGGGTGCGGACGCGCATCGGGGAAGCCTCCTTGGGGTGAGATGCGTCAGTGGTGGTGATGGTGGTGGTGTGACCCGGCGTTCTGGCGGGACTGGATCAGCCGGGCCACCCGCTTCTCGTCGGATTCGAGGTAGCAGTTGGTGCAGTACCGGTCTTCCTGGTCCTGAAAGCGGGGCAGTGTGTACCTGAGGCAGCAGTGCGCCTGCACGACGATCTCCTCGGTCTTGCCGTCCACGGTGTACTGGAGCCTCCGGGGCATGCGGCGGACCGGGAAGGAGCGGCCTTCGACCGCCTGCGCCCACAGTGCCCATGCGGCGTCGAGTCCCAGCCCGGTGCGTCCGGCGGCGAGGAACCCTGTGGCGAGGAAGTCCAGCAGGATGCCCCAGCCGGCGGCACGGGTGATGAGGCCCCTGGACACCAGGGCTTCCATCAGCGGCTCGGCCAGGCCGGATACCTCAGCGAAGAGGGCGTCGGCCAGGGTGGAGCGGGCTGGTATCGTCTCCAGGCCGGGGGTGCCTGCGGCAGGATCCTCGGGGGCGACCAGCGCCCGTGGCTCAAGGAGTCGCATGGCGGGGCGGCGGCCGGTACGGTCGCCATTGCGCAGGGCGATGTTGCCGCGCAGCCGGACCACGCGCCCGTCGGCGGCGTAGATGTAGCCTGCGAGCACCAGGGGAAGGAAGTGGACGATCCGGAACAGGCGGGTGCCGATGAACGGCGGCGGGCCCCCGAAGTCGCCGGAGATCTGCTCCAGCAGCCGGTCTCTGAACGACGGCTCGTCCAGGGCCTCGTAGCGGTACCAGCCGTCGCTCTGACCGGGGTCACCCCAGCTGACCTCCGCCCACTTGTTGAGGGCGGCGACCTGCTGGATGGACGGGATCAGGGGCGAGTCCGTCCAGATGCTGCAGTGGGCGGGACCGGGTTCATCCTGCATGCACGGATCCCCCCAGGTTCGCCGGCTCC
This genomic stretch from Symbiobacterium terraclitae harbors:
- a CDS encoding ABC transporter ATP-binding protein, whose amino-acid sequence is MSRLVAEQVTLAYGPDPVIANLSLRIPDGAVTSIIGPNGCGKSTLLRALARLLRPRGGTVLLDGQAIHRLPTKQVARQLGLLSQESALPEAVTVEELVQRGRYPHQALLQPATEADRAAVDRALALVSLTDLRHRPVDQLSGGQRQRAWIAMALAQETPILLLDEPTTYLDIAQQQEVFALVDRLSRSEGRTVVMVLHDVNEAARVSDHLVALRDGRIVAEGPPAAVLQPTLLEQLFGVCCSVVCHPHTGARLCVPHGRCFFPEAGACALRERAMPAPGGGRVSADSRGGASLRAERLQAGYEGHLVVADLTVTFPAGRVSAIIGPNGCGKSTLLRTLARLLPLAGGTAMLDETPITAGSQRAFARRLAILTQGAVAPPQVSVEELVAMGRYPHQTWYRQWSRADEEAVERAMAAAGVTALRHRPVASLSGGQRQRAWLAMALAQQTPVLLLDEPTTFLDVAHQVEVLDLVRELNRTEGKTVVMVLHDLAQASRYADYLVAMKDGRAVAAGSPSEVLSDALVREVFGVESTVIADPLTQRPLIVPTGAALAGALA
- a CDS encoding FecCD family ABC transporter permease, which codes for MSVRPTATGARPDEPQAMSRRLRLVQVGPVAFRIDLRMAARVAFATAALLALGAWGLTLGSFRLPLADVVRALLGSAPADAAFIVMGLRLPRVLAAMLVGPALAMSGAIFQGLLRNPLVSPDVIGINAGASVAAVWWIISHRPPVLLPVVAFAGALGAAAAVYLLTWRGHISGARLILVGIGAHALLTAGTTALIVRANVYEAATAYRWMTGSLAGSDWGDVATLAAALALLVPAGLVLMWPLRALQYGDQTARSLGLPLERTRLALMAVGCALSAVAVSVAGPVGFVAFMVPHLARMLAGPVGGGLFLFTGALGGLLLLGADLLGQHALPVSLPVGVITAALGAPYFLFLLYRTNAQM
- a CDS encoding FecCD family ABC transporter permease — its product is MWSGSPARVSRPAALLLLAGALVVVALLSLRVGSIPVTTADALAALTDYDPDSYTQTVVRTMRLPRTVIGLGVGAALAVAGSAMQAATRNPLAEPSLLGVNAGASFAIVAAVYLGHMTHPLQYIWFAFAGALGASVLVYGIASAGGGASPVKLALAGVIISALLGSWTTALLLLNKETLEVVRFWLAGSLAGRSLNLLPPVVPFLAAGLLGALLLGRQLNTLSLGEDAARSLGMHTGRMRAAVAGLVVLLAGSAVALAGPVGFVGLAVPHIVRAWVGSDYRWILPFSLLLGPALLLGADILGRVLARPSELQVGVVTALVGAPFLISMARRRRVAER
- a CDS encoding ABC transporter substrate-binding protein, which produces MRVRTLLAALLAVVVLTGCTAAPGNTSGPAPGNSSPAGNSSAGSGSSDPAAGDNPVGNAESEPWTFTDDRGVTVTLPKRPARVVAQSTAAASLWALGFEVVGVFGPQRLPDGSNDPTIGDVDLSRVTSVGEEWGELDLEKLAALKPDLIVSIMYVPPELWYILPDVQPQVEVIAPTVGITVGQRPIKEAVQRFEDLAAALGADLNAPEVADARRHFDEASAALQAALAEKPDLTVMFGAGSLETLWVSNPPYYADLAYLQELGMNIVVPDNPEMYWEALSWEQALRYQADVLFYDSRTGVVQPPELAAQVPTWNHIPAVKAGQVYPWVAVPPYSWDGLATILEDITAAVKAADPDVVR